The proteins below come from a single Streptomyces sp. MRC013 genomic window:
- the recX gene encoding recombination regulator RecX produces the protein MARRTEWPGGGADSSRAEEEPPPQDPAERARAVCLRLLTGMPRTRKQLADALSKRGVPEEVADEVLSRFEEAGLIDDAAFAGAWVESRHHGRGLARRALARELRTKGVDSSLIDEAVGRLDAEQEEATARDLVRRKLRATRGLDRDRRLRRLAGMLARKGYPEGLALRVVRRELEEEGEEIEGLDLDSP, from the coding sequence GTGGCCCGGCGCACCGAATGGCCGGGCGGCGGCGCCGACTCGTCGAGGGCCGAGGAGGAGCCGCCGCCCCAGGACCCGGCGGAGCGGGCGCGGGCCGTCTGCCTGCGCCTGCTCACCGGGATGCCGCGCACCCGCAAGCAGCTCGCGGACGCGCTGAGCAAGCGGGGCGTCCCGGAGGAGGTCGCCGACGAGGTCCTCTCCCGCTTCGAGGAGGCCGGACTGATCGACGACGCGGCGTTCGCCGGGGCGTGGGTGGAGTCCCGGCACCACGGCCGCGGCCTGGCCCGCCGTGCCCTTGCCCGGGAACTGCGAACCAAGGGCGTGGACTCCTCCCTGATCGACGAGGCGGTCGGCCGGCTCGACGCAGAGCAGGAGGAGGCGACGGCGCGCGACCTGGTCCGGCGCAAGCTGCGCGCCACCCGCGGCCTGGACCGCGATCGCCGCCTCCGCCGTCTCGCCGGCATGCTCGCCCGCAAGGGTTACCCCGAGGGCCTCGCCCTCCGCGTCGTCCGTCGGGAGCTGGAGGAAGAGGGCGAGGAGATCGAGGGGCTGGACCTCGACAGCCCCTGA
- the recA gene encoding recombinase RecA, which translates to MAGTDREKALDAALAQIERQFGKGAVMRMGERSREPIEVIPTGSTALDVALGVGGLPRGRVVEIYGPESSGKTTLTLHAVANAQKAGGQVAFVDAEHALDPEYAQKLGVDIDNLILSQPDNGEQALEIVDMLVRSGALDLIVIDSVAALVPRAEIEGEMGDSHVGLQARLMSQALRKITSALNQSKTTAIFINQLREKIGVMFGSPETTTGGRALKFYASVRIDIRRIETLKDGTDAVGNRTRCKVVKNKVAPPFKQAEFDILYGQGISREGGLIDMGVEHGFIRKAGAWYTYEGDQLGQGKENARNFLKDNPDLANEIEKKIKEKLGVGVRPDTAAAEQAPDVPGAADAVIEAAKPVPAPVVKATKAPRTAAAKG; encoded by the coding sequence ATGGCAGGAACCGACCGCGAGAAGGCGCTCGACGCCGCGCTCGCACAGATTGAACGGCAATTCGGCAAGGGCGCCGTGATGCGGATGGGCGAGCGGTCCAGGGAGCCCATCGAGGTCATCCCGACCGGTTCCACCGCGCTCGACGTGGCGCTCGGCGTCGGTGGCCTGCCGCGCGGCCGCGTGGTGGAGATCTACGGCCCGGAGTCCTCCGGTAAGACGACCCTCACCCTGCACGCCGTGGCCAACGCGCAGAAGGCCGGCGGCCAGGTCGCCTTCGTCGACGCGGAGCACGCCCTCGACCCCGAGTACGCGCAGAAGCTCGGCGTCGACATCGACAACCTGATCCTGTCCCAACCCGACAACGGCGAGCAGGCCCTGGAGATCGTGGACATGCTCGTCCGCTCCGGCGCGCTCGACCTGATCGTCATCGACTCCGTCGCCGCGCTCGTGCCGCGTGCGGAGATCGAGGGCGAGATGGGCGACTCGCACGTGGGTCTGCAAGCGCGCCTGATGAGCCAGGCGCTCCGGAAGATCACCAGCGCGCTCAACCAGTCCAAGACCACGGCGATCTTCATCAACCAGCTCCGCGAGAAGATCGGCGTGATGTTCGGCTCGCCCGAGACCACCACCGGTGGCCGTGCGCTGAAGTTCTACGCGTCGGTGCGCATCGACATCCGGCGCATCGAGACCCTCAAGGACGGCACGGACGCGGTCGGCAACCGCACGCGCTGCAAGGTCGTCAAGAACAAGGTCGCCCCGCCGTTCAAGCAGGCGGAGTTCGACATCCTCTACGGCCAGGGCATCAGCCGCGAGGGCGGCCTGATCGACATGGGTGTCGAGCACGGCTTCATCCGCAAGGCCGGCGCCTGGTACACGTACGAGGGCGACCAGCTCGGCCAGGGCAAGGAGAACGCCCGCAACTTCCTCAAGGACAACCCCGACCTCGCCAACGAGATCGAGAAGAAGATCAAGGAGAAGCTGGGCGTCGGCGTCCGGCCCGACACCGCGGCGGCGGAGCAGGCCCCGGACGTCCCGGGCGCGGCGGACGCCGTGATCGAGGCCGCGAAGCCGGTTCCCGCACCGGTGGTGAAGGCCACCAAGGCGCCCCGGACCGCAGCGGCCAAGGGCTAG
- a CDS encoding AI-2E family transporter: MAPTDETQNPAPGPEPAAEPADAPAGPAAGSTTAPAAEPAPALASTARMPRWLPRAMALALALYACFQLGSWAFHQLIGLLINILIAFFLALAVEPAVGRMAARGMRRGLATFLVFLGVVVVSVGFVVLLGSMLAGQIVDMVEDLPKYLDSLINWTNHTFDTELSRVAVQDSLLRSEWLRSYVENSASGVLDVSATVLGGLFKLLTILLFSFYFAADGPRLRRALCSVLPPAKQAEVLRAWEIAVDKTGGYLYSRGLMALTSGAAHFVLLEFLRVPYAPALAVWVGLVSQFLPTIGTYLAGALPMLIAFTVEPWYALWVLAFVVVYQQFENYLLQPKLTARTVDIHPAVAFGSVVAGTALLGAVGALIAIPAVATLQAFLGAYVKRYAVTEDPRVHGHRRHGEMVLARVQRALRTGRDQTPPPGGS, encoded by the coding sequence GTGGCCCCGACTGACGAGACCCAGAACCCCGCCCCCGGACCCGAGCCGGCCGCCGAGCCGGCCGACGCACCGGCCGGACCGGCGGCCGGCTCGACGACCGCTCCGGCCGCCGAGCCGGCCCCGGCCCTCGCGAGCACCGCCCGGATGCCGCGCTGGCTGCCCAGGGCGATGGCTCTCGCGCTGGCCCTCTACGCTTGCTTCCAGCTGGGCAGCTGGGCGTTCCACCAGCTCATCGGATTGTTGATCAACATCCTGATCGCGTTCTTCCTCGCGCTCGCCGTCGAGCCCGCGGTCGGCCGGATGGCGGCCCGGGGGATGCGCCGGGGCCTGGCGACCTTCCTGGTGTTCCTGGGGGTCGTCGTCGTGAGCGTCGGCTTCGTCGTCCTCCTCGGATCGATGCTCGCCGGCCAGATCGTCGACATGGTGGAGGACCTGCCCAAGTACCTCGACTCGCTGATCAACTGGACCAACCACACGTTCGACACGGAGCTCTCCCGGGTCGCGGTCCAGGACAGCCTGCTGCGCTCCGAGTGGCTCCGGAGCTACGTGGAGAACAGCGCGAGCGGCGTGCTCGACGTCTCCGCCACCGTGCTCGGCGGCCTCTTCAAGCTCCTGACGATCCTCCTCTTCTCGTTCTACTTCGCCGCGGACGGTCCCCGCCTGCGCCGGGCCCTGTGCTCCGTCCTCCCCCCGGCGAAGCAGGCGGAGGTGCTGCGGGCCTGGGAGATCGCGGTCGACAAGACCGGCGGCTACCTCTACTCGCGCGGCCTGATGGCCCTGACCTCCGGCGCGGCGCACTTCGTCCTGCTGGAGTTCCTGCGCGTCCCCTACGCGCCCGCGCTCGCCGTGTGGGTCGGGCTCGTCTCGCAGTTCCTGCCGACCATCGGCACGTACCTGGCGGGCGCGCTGCCGATGCTGATCGCGTTCACCGTCGAACCCTGGTACGCGCTGTGGGTGCTGGCGTTCGTCGTCGTGTACCAGCAGTTCGAGAACTACCTGCTCCAGCCCAAGCTCACGGCGCGGACCGTGGACATCCACCCGGCGGTGGCCTTCGGCTCGGTCGTCGCGGGCACCGCGCTCCTCGGCGCGGTCGGCGCGCTGATAGCGATCCCCGCGGTCGCCACGCTGCAGGCGTTCCTCGGCGCGTACGTGAAGCGCTACGCGGTGACGGAGGACCCGCGGGTGCACGGCCACCGCCGGCACGGCGAGATGGTGCTGGCCAGGGTCCAGCGGGCGCTGCGCACCGGGCGCGACCAGACGCCGCCCCCGGGCGGCTCCTGA
- a CDS encoding DUF3046 domain-containing protein has translation MRLTTFWERMADHFGAAYADSFARDHVMSELGGRTVYEALDAGWEAKDVWRAVCAAVDVPADKR, from the coding sequence ATGCGGTTGACGACTTTCTGGGAGCGCATGGCGGACCACTTCGGTGCGGCCTACGCCGATTCCTTCGCCCGTGACCACGTGATGTCCGAGCTGGGCGGCCGGACGGTGTACGAGGCGCTCGACGCCGGATGGGAGGCGAAGGACGTGTGGCGCGCCGTGTGCGCGGCCGTCGACGTCCCCGCCGACAAGCGCTGA
- a CDS encoding AzlD domain-containing protein, translating into MSATAAWTAIGLTAAGCYLLKLGGLLVPAEILERPLVRRLAALLPVALLAALTAQQTFGADGVLVVDARGAGLAAAALALVLRAPFLVVVAAAVAVTAGVRSLGG; encoded by the coding sequence ATGAGCGCCACCGCCGCCTGGACCGCGATCGGCCTGACCGCCGCCGGCTGCTACCTGCTGAAACTCGGCGGCCTGCTGGTGCCGGCGGAAATCCTGGAGCGGCCCCTCGTGCGGCGGCTCGCGGCACTGCTGCCGGTCGCGCTGCTCGCCGCGCTCACCGCGCAGCAGACGTTCGGCGCCGACGGCGTGCTCGTGGTCGACGCGCGCGGCGCGGGTCTCGCCGCCGCGGCCCTCGCCCTGGTGCTCCGCGCACCGTTCCTGGTGGTCGTCGCCGCGGCCGTGGCGGTCACGGCCGGGGTACGGTCCCTGGGCGGCTGA
- a CDS encoding AzlC family ABC transporter permease yields the protein MAEQSIPPAASPTGHAADAGPPAGPRERTGRGADRAVVRDSLGVGAAVGLSGFAFGVTSAGAGLDLLQTCALSLLVFTGASQFALVGALAAGGNPFTAAAGALFLGTRNAFYGLRLSRLLALPRAVRPLGAHWVIDETAAVALAQSTRRAARIGFTTTGLTLYVLWNLTTLAGALGAEAVGDTGAWGLDAAGPAVFLALLAPMLRSTTERAVAALAVALGLGSLPVLPAGVPVLVAALAAPAVLWLRGRREARR from the coding sequence GTGGCAGAACAGTCGATACCACCAGCAGCATCCCCGACCGGGCACGCCGCGGACGCGGGCCCGCCCGCCGGGCCGCGGGAGCGGACGGGCCGCGGAGCCGACCGGGCCGTCGTACGGGACTCCCTCGGCGTCGGCGCCGCCGTCGGCCTCTCGGGCTTCGCGTTCGGCGTCACCTCGGCCGGCGCCGGGCTGGACCTGCTCCAGACCTGTGCGCTCAGCCTGCTCGTCTTCACCGGCGCCTCGCAGTTCGCGCTCGTCGGCGCGCTCGCCGCCGGGGGCAACCCGTTCACCGCCGCCGCGGGCGCGCTCTTCCTCGGAACCCGCAACGCCTTCTACGGACTGCGCCTCTCCCGGCTGCTGGCCCTCCCGCGCGCGGTGCGCCCGCTCGGGGCCCACTGGGTCATCGACGAGACCGCGGCGGTGGCCCTCGCGCAGTCCACGCGCCGCGCCGCCAGGATCGGCTTCACCACCACCGGTCTCACCCTCTACGTGCTGTGGAACCTCACCACGCTCGCCGGTGCTCTGGGCGCGGAGGCCGTCGGCGACACCGGGGCCTGGGGCCTCGACGCCGCCGGGCCGGCCGTCTTCCTCGCCCTCCTCGCCCCCATGCTGCGCTCCACGACCGAGCGGGCCGTCGCCGCGCTGGCGGTCGCCTTGGGACTCGGCTCCCTGCCGGTGCTGCCCGCCGGCGTGCCGGTGCTCGTCGCGGCGCTGGCCGCCCCCGCCGTGCTGTGGCTGCGGGGGCGAAGGGAGGCGCGACGATGA